One Halobacterium zhouii genomic region harbors:
- a CDS encoding DUF7315 family membrane protein, whose amino-acid sequence MSDDERGREVVVPERLYKSVTVFSTLFAVVTVVLGFVSLDQATNSGRAAASEVSVPLAVLGVGFIAAGGLVYAFASRFRARGMVKDKDSDDESTDNG is encoded by the coding sequence ATGAGTGACGACGAGCGCGGCCGCGAGGTCGTCGTGCCCGAACGCCTCTACAAGTCCGTCACGGTGTTCTCCACGCTGTTCGCTGTGGTGACGGTGGTGCTCGGGTTCGTCTCGCTCGACCAGGCCACGAACTCCGGGCGCGCCGCCGCGAGCGAGGTGAGCGTCCCGCTCGCCGTGCTCGGGGTCGGGTTCATCGCCGCCGGCGGACTGGTGTACGCGTTCGCGTCCCGGTTCCGCGCTCGCGGAATGGTAAAGGATAAAGACAGCGACGACGAATCCACGGACAATGGCTGA
- a CDS encoding ubiquinol-cytochrome c reductase iron-sulfur subunit — MAEDDKYPESSGRRRFVKGVVGSAGMAGIGAAGAVSVSGLTNPTGQGGGQTTYFGVENTDGPAPRAMPMIPIEIDDQGYIKGRYPETKEIQRQGQTVTVARMDLGGITYEVDWFQYCGVQDYQGLDPDYEGDNYFRYTGGPSSYDWQPSSGRVNVSDFENYETWTNGIGPSGIGKPAMASWRSQDTNDTIPVQIIRSTRIQEKLETETGPAIDWLKAATQDGFMAILNKCTHFCCVPGFRSSTYGDAGNRIYCPCHQSIYNPFSIVKRRFTAFPRPEDS, encoded by the coding sequence ATGGCTGAAGACGACAAATACCCGGAGAGTTCGGGACGGCGCAGGTTCGTGAAGGGCGTCGTCGGAAGCGCCGGCATGGCGGGCATCGGCGCGGCCGGTGCCGTTTCCGTATCCGGGCTCACGAATCCGACCGGACAGGGTGGCGGACAGACGACGTACTTCGGTGTCGAGAACACCGACGGGCCCGCGCCTCGCGCGATGCCGATGATCCCCATCGAGATCGACGACCAGGGATACATCAAGGGGCGCTACCCGGAGACCAAGGAGATTCAGCGGCAGGGACAGACGGTGACCGTCGCCCGAATGGATCTCGGCGGCATCACCTACGAGGTCGACTGGTTCCAGTACTGCGGCGTTCAGGACTACCAGGGCCTCGACCCGGACTACGAGGGCGACAACTACTTCCGATACACGGGCGGTCCGAGTTCCTACGACTGGCAACCGTCGTCGGGCCGCGTAAACGTCAGCGACTTCGAGAACTACGAGACGTGGACGAACGGCATCGGGCCGTCCGGCATCGGGAAGCCCGCGATGGCATCGTGGCGCTCCCAGGACACGAACGACACGATCCCGGTTCAGATCATTCGGAGCACGCGGATTCAGGAGAAACTGGAGACCGAGACCGGGCCCGCCATCGACTGGCTGAAGGCCGCGACCCAGGACGGGTTCATGGCCATCCTGAACAAGTGCACGCACTTCTGTTGCGTTCCGGGCTTCCGGAGTTCCACCTACGGGGACGCGGGCAACCGCATCTACTGTCCGTGCCACCAGTCGATTTACAACCCGTTCAGCATCGTGAAGCGACGGTTCACGGCGTTCCCACGCCCGGAGGACAGCTAG
- a CDS encoding MaoC family dehydratase encodes MTGLYYEEFKVGETIEHGKRRTVSESDNQAFCDMTMNQQPLHLDAEFAADTQFGERLVNGLYTLSLAVGLTIPDTTDGTIVANLSYDDVEHPAPVFHGDTIRAQSTVTDKRETSDGERGVVTMRVEAFAVNREDELVCEFERTILSLKREHAED; translated from the coding sequence ATGACCGGGCTGTACTACGAGGAGTTCAAGGTCGGGGAGACCATCGAGCACGGGAAGCGTCGCACCGTCAGTGAGTCCGACAACCAGGCGTTCTGCGACATGACGATGAACCAGCAGCCACTCCACCTGGACGCGGAGTTCGCCGCCGACACCCAGTTCGGGGAGCGCCTCGTCAACGGTCTCTACACGCTGAGTCTCGCTGTCGGACTCACCATTCCGGATACGACGGACGGCACCATCGTCGCGAACCTCTCCTACGACGACGTCGAGCACCCTGCTCCAGTGTTCCACGGCGACACCATCCGCGCGCAGTCCACCGTCACCGACAAGCGCGAGACGAGCGACGGCGAGCGCGGCGTCGTCACGATGCGCGTCGAGGCCTTTGCCGTCAACCGCGAGGACGAACTGGTCTGTGAGTTCGAGCGCACGATTCTCTCGCTGAAGCGCGAACACGCCGAGGACTGA
- a CDS encoding DUF2797 domain-containing protein: MQVVGYETTPGDGPAALRVATDGTVERVELTPGAEVTYALGDRHCAGTTDDRAHEPCLNEKAPYCREHTSVWPCARCTGSCTMPLETCHEEHAVYLAAFAPDVFKVGVTRSWRLDTRLREQGADRAAHLRTVENGRKARQIEADIAEKLTDRVRVPTKIRGLNDGVDDAAWEELLEEFDPIETFDFDYGLDFDRRPVAETMATGTVLGTKGRVLLLERRGTAYAVDMRDLVGHDVREEASERDVQSSLGAF; the protein is encoded by the coding sequence GTGCAAGTCGTCGGGTACGAAACGACACCGGGCGACGGCCCGGCCGCGCTCAGAGTCGCCACCGACGGGACCGTCGAGCGCGTCGAACTCACGCCCGGAGCCGAGGTGACGTACGCACTCGGCGACCGCCACTGCGCGGGGACGACGGACGACCGCGCCCACGAACCGTGCCTGAACGAGAAGGCGCCGTACTGCCGGGAACACACGTCGGTGTGGCCGTGTGCGCGCTGCACTGGAAGCTGTACGATGCCACTGGAGACGTGCCACGAGGAACACGCCGTCTACCTCGCGGCGTTCGCCCCGGACGTGTTCAAGGTCGGCGTCACGCGGTCGTGGCGCCTCGACACCCGACTCCGGGAACAGGGCGCTGACCGCGCGGCCCACCTCCGGACCGTCGAGAACGGGCGGAAAGCCCGGCAAATCGAGGCCGACATCGCGGAGAAACTCACCGACCGCGTGCGCGTGCCGACGAAGATTCGTGGCCTGAACGACGGCGTCGACGACGCAGCGTGGGAGGAACTCCTCGAGGAGTTCGACCCCATCGAGACGTTCGACTTCGACTACGGACTCGACTTCGACCGCCGACCTGTCGCGGAGACGATGGCTACCGGAACAGTGCTCGGGACGAAGGGGCGCGTTCTCCTGCTCGAACGCCGCGGGACGGCGTACGCCGTCGACATGCGCGACCTCGTCGGCCACGACGTGCGCGAGGAGGCCAGCGAGCGGGACGTGCAGTCGAGTCTCGGCGCGTTCTGA
- a CDS encoding acyl-CoA carboxylase subunit beta, with amino-acid sequence MKVRIGGGASVEEAEAVAAALAEHVADDVEVYLGEAAEPAAVHDAPEDAAPESAEEPESELGPTEREERLREEIQDILSGGPEKYKDRLPDQDKLFVRDRIDLWFGDDESAATDAESEADGVEETDSDTDDPLLFEDGKFAHFDSWHPNSPDVEESDENNRLPADGLITGAAEFDGRDVHFMANDFTVKAGSMAEHGVEKFLRMQQRALKTGKPVLYLMDSSGGRIDQQTGFFANREGIGKYYFNHSRLSGRVPQICVLYGPCIAGAAYTPVFADFTVMVEGMSAMAIASPRMVKMVTGEEIEMQDLGGPEVHARESGSADLVARDEEHARELVANLVEYLPDNSDEKPPSQPSKPPAKSPEGIDGLIPEAPNRAYDMHDLIDRVVDADSFFELQPEYGKEIITGYARIDGRTVGIVANQPAQRAGAIFPDAAEKAAEFVWKSDAYNIPLLYLCDTPGFMAGSQVEKDAILEKGKKMIYATSEATVPKQSVVVRKAYGAGIYAMSGPAYDPESVIGLPSGEIGIMGPEAAINAVYANKLNDIEDPEEREEREQELREEYREDIDIHRMASEVVVDEIVAPSDLRGELSNRFAFYEDVEKDRPSKKHGTIL; translated from the coding sequence ATGAAAGTGCGCATCGGTGGTGGCGCGTCAGTCGAGGAGGCGGAAGCGGTCGCCGCCGCACTGGCAGAGCACGTCGCAGACGACGTCGAGGTGTATCTCGGGGAGGCGGCGGAACCGGCGGCGGTCCACGACGCGCCCGAGGACGCGGCCCCGGAATCGGCCGAGGAGCCGGAGTCCGAACTCGGGCCGACGGAACGCGAGGAGCGACTCCGCGAGGAGATCCAGGACATCCTCTCCGGCGGCCCGGAGAAGTACAAGGACCGACTGCCCGACCAGGATAAACTGTTCGTCCGCGACCGCATCGACCTCTGGTTCGGTGACGACGAATCCGCGGCGACGGACGCCGAATCGGAGGCTGACGGTGTCGAGGAGACGGACTCGGACACCGACGACCCGCTCCTGTTCGAGGACGGGAAGTTCGCGCACTTCGACTCGTGGCACCCGAACAGCCCCGACGTCGAGGAGTCGGACGAGAACAATCGCCTGCCTGCCGACGGTCTCATCACGGGCGCGGCGGAGTTCGACGGTCGAGACGTCCACTTCATGGCGAACGACTTCACCGTGAAGGCGGGGTCGATGGCCGAACACGGCGTCGAGAAGTTCCTTCGGATGCAACAGCGCGCGCTCAAGACCGGGAAACCCGTGCTCTACCTGATGGACTCCTCCGGGGGTCGCATCGACCAGCAGACCGGCTTCTTCGCGAACCGCGAGGGCATCGGGAAGTACTACTTCAACCACTCCCGCCTCTCCGGCCGCGTCCCACAGATCTGCGTGCTGTACGGCCCCTGTATCGCTGGTGCGGCGTACACGCCGGTGTTCGCGGACTTCACCGTGATGGTCGAGGGGATGAGCGCGATGGCCATCGCGTCCCCGCGCATGGTGAAGATGGTGACCGGCGAGGAGATCGAGATGCAGGACCTCGGCGGCCCCGAAGTGCACGCCCGAGAGTCTGGGAGCGCCGACCTCGTGGCGCGCGACGAAGAGCACGCCCGCGAACTCGTCGCGAACCTCGTCGAGTACCTCCCAGACAACAGCGACGAGAAGCCCCCGAGCCAGCCGTCGAAACCGCCCGCGAAGTCACCTGAGGGCATCGACGGTCTGATTCCGGAGGCTCCGAATCGCGCCTACGACATGCACGACCTGATCGACCGCGTGGTCGACGCCGACTCCTTCTTCGAACTCCAGCCCGAGTACGGGAAGGAGATCATCACCGGATACGCGCGCATCGACGGGCGCACGGTCGGCATCGTCGCCAACCAGCCCGCACAGCGCGCTGGTGCTATCTTCCCGGACGCCGCGGAGAAGGCCGCGGAGTTCGTCTGGAAGTCGGACGCCTACAACATCCCCCTCCTCTATCTCTGCGACACGCCCGGATTCATGGCCGGCAGCCAGGTGGAGAAGGACGCCATCCTGGAGAAGGGCAAGAAGATGATCTACGCGACGAGCGAGGCCACCGTTCCGAAGCAGTCCGTGGTCGTGCGGAAGGCCTACGGCGCGGGCATCTACGCGATGTCCGGCCCGGCCTACGACCCCGAGTCCGTCATCGGGCTTCCCTCCGGTGAAATCGGCATCATGGGCCCAGAGGCCGCCATCAACGCGGTGTACGCGAACAAACTCAACGACATCGAGGACCCCGAGGAACGCGAGGAACGCGAACAGGAACTCCGCGAGGAGTACCGCGAGGACATCGACATCCATCGGATGGCGAGTGAGGTCGTCGTCGACGAGATTGTGGCGCCCTCGGACCTCCGGGGCGAACTATCGAACCGCTTTGCGTTCTACGAGGACGTCGAGAAGGACCGGCCGTCGAAGAAACACGGCACCATTCTCTGA
- a CDS encoding cytochrome b has translation MSIERKDEHDHEAWIEEKDLTPVESAFLTVLVWFDKRLRIVDYLELLETLYYRVNLQMPKSHTEQYNLDNKFWYWYPLYSLGFFSTLAYVVAAISGALLGFYYAPSSAAGACGIENATVAYCSVASIMTDLNFGYMLRSIHRWSAQVMTAAVFLHMLRVYFTGAYKEPREVNWLIGIILLSLTMVFGYTGYLLPWDQLSFWAGQIGVEMSLSIPLVGEWVAQLVFGGFSLGQATLQRMYILHVFLLPFVVTTVIAVHLGLVWMQGIAEPH, from the coding sequence ATGAGCATCGAACGAAAGGACGAACACGACCACGAGGCCTGGATCGAGGAGAAGGACCTGACGCCCGTGGAGTCGGCGTTCCTCACGGTGCTCGTCTGGTTCGACAAGCGCCTCCGCATCGTGGACTATCTGGAGCTCCTAGAGACCCTCTACTACCGGGTCAACCTCCAGATGCCCAAGAGCCACACCGAACAGTACAACCTCGACAACAAGTTCTGGTACTGGTATCCGCTGTACTCGCTCGGGTTCTTCTCGACGCTCGCGTACGTCGTCGCCGCGATATCCGGCGCACTCCTCGGGTTCTACTACGCGCCGTCGAGTGCGGCAGGCGCGTGTGGTATCGAGAACGCGACGGTGGCGTACTGTTCGGTCGCCAGCATCATGACCGACCTGAACTTCGGGTACATGCTCCGGTCGATACACCGGTGGTCCGCACAGGTCATGACGGCCGCCGTCTTCCTGCACATGCTCCGCGTCTACTTCACCGGCGCGTACAAGGAGCCCCGGGAGGTCAACTGGCTCATCGGCATCATCCTGCTTAGCCTCACGATGGTGTTCGGGTACACGGGCTACCTGCTCCCCTGGGACCAGCTCTCGTTCTGGGCGGGCCAGATCGGCGTCGAGATGAGTCTCTCGATTCCGCTCGTCGGCGAGTGGGTCGCACAACTCGTGTTCGGCGGCTTCTCGCTCGGACAGGCGACGCTGCAACGCATGTACATCCTTCACGTGTTCCTGCTCCCGTTCGTGGTGACGACGGTCATCGCCGTCCACCTCGGACTGGTCTGGATGCAGGGCATCGCTGAACCCCACTGA
- a CDS encoding HpcH/HpaI aldolase/citrate lyase family protein gives MARRSVLFSPGDRPEMLRKAPGTGADVVVFDLEDAVAPERKDEARQSVREVVSDPDFDPDCEVCVRVNPVGSGAGDDVESALAGAGDGGGVRVDSVMLPKASAGDDVNTLARLLAEQDLNAPVLALVESARGVLNAAEIANVEATDALVFGAEDLSADIGATRTDEGTEVLHAREHVVLAASAADVDAIDTVYTDIEDTDGLADETRFAAQLGYDGKMAIHPAQVTPINDAFTPDPEDVEWAERVLNAKREADAEGRGVFRVDGEMVDAPLVAQAERIVARAEAADDADADGGN, from the coding sequence ATGGCCAGACGAAGCGTGTTGTTTTCGCCGGGGGACCGCCCGGAGATGCTGCGGAAGGCGCCCGGGACGGGCGCTGACGTCGTGGTGTTCGACCTGGAAGACGCCGTCGCACCCGAGCGAAAGGACGAGGCGCGGCAGAGCGTCCGGGAGGTCGTTTCGGACCCCGATTTCGACCCGGACTGTGAGGTGTGCGTGCGCGTCAACCCCGTCGGCTCCGGGGCGGGCGACGACGTGGAGAGTGCGTTGGCGGGCGCGGGCGACGGTGGCGGTGTCCGTGTCGATTCCGTGATGCTGCCGAAGGCGTCGGCAGGCGACGACGTGAACACGCTCGCGCGATTGCTCGCGGAGCAGGACCTTAACGCTCCGGTGCTCGCGCTCGTGGAGTCCGCGCGGGGTGTGTTGAACGCCGCCGAGATCGCGAACGTCGAGGCGACCGACGCGCTCGTGTTCGGCGCGGAGGACCTGTCGGCGGACATCGGCGCGACGAGGACGGACGAGGGGACGGAAGTCCTCCACGCCCGCGAGCACGTCGTGCTGGCGGCGAGTGCGGCGGACGTGGACGCCATCGACACCGTCTACACGGACATCGAGGACACCGACGGACTCGCCGACGAGACGCGCTTCGCCGCGCAGTTGGGCTACGACGGGAAGATGGCCATCCACCCCGCGCAGGTCACGCCTATCAACGACGCGTTCACGCCCGACCCCGAGGACGTGGAGTGGGCCGAGCGCGTGCTGAACGCGAAGCGCGAAGCGGACGCCGAGGGCAGGGGCGTGTTCCGCGTCGACGGTGAGATGGTCGACGCGCCCCTCGTCGCACAGGCCGAGCGCATTGTCGCGCGGGCCGAGGCAGCCGACGATGCTGACGCCGACGGAGGCAACTGA
- a CDS encoding peroxidase-related enzyme (This protein belongs to a clade of uncharacterized proteins related to peroxidases such as the alkylhydroperoxidase AhpD.) yields the protein MGRFPVPDVEDVPDDLQDRITEETERAGFTPNVFSAYAYKPSHFRAFFAYYDALVEDTPLAREEVEMLVVATSGVNDCLYCVVAHGALCRIYAEAPKLADQLATNHRQADVSAEHRAMLDFAVKLTESPERITDDDLEQLRDAGFSEEEIWDVGAVTAFFNLSNRMAALADMRPNDEFYEMGR from the coding sequence ATGGGGCGATTTCCAGTCCCAGACGTCGAGGACGTTCCGGACGACCTTCAGGACAGAATCACAGAGGAGACCGAGCGCGCCGGCTTCACGCCGAACGTCTTCAGCGCGTACGCGTACAAGCCGAGTCACTTCCGGGCGTTCTTCGCGTACTACGACGCGCTCGTCGAGGACACCCCGCTCGCACGCGAGGAGGTCGAGATGCTCGTCGTGGCGACGAGCGGCGTAAACGACTGCCTCTACTGCGTGGTCGCCCACGGCGCACTCTGTCGCATCTACGCCGAAGCGCCGAAACTCGCCGACCAGCTCGCCACCAACCACCGCCAGGCCGACGTCTCTGCCGAACACCGGGCGATGCTCGACTTCGCGGTGAAACTCACGGAGTCGCCCGAGCGGATCACCGACGACGACTTAGAGCAACTCCGGGACGCCGGATTCTCGGAGGAGGAGATCTGGGACGTCGGCGCCGTCACCGCCTTCTTCAACCTCTCGAACCGGATGGCGGCGCTCGCGGACATGCGCCCGAACGACGAGTTCTACGAGATGGGGCGGTAG
- a CDS encoding DUF7313 family protein, giving the protein MADLSVTLFGPVDTLLAPYVEYALLALVVLNFVSRYVAHRAHRRQAENDEELTRHFFHSFTSWGLVLLSFYYLTLHHHAGIVVSILALSTFLADFFEFEARKVEIREGEPLESPKGAIVAATFMLLYVGYLSVFFLLKPYWSQVV; this is encoded by the coding sequence ATGGCAGACCTATCGGTCACGCTCTTCGGGCCAGTCGACACGCTGCTCGCCCCGTACGTCGAGTACGCGCTACTCGCGCTGGTCGTGCTGAACTTCGTCAGCCGGTACGTCGCACACCGCGCCCACAGGCGACAGGCCGAGAACGACGAGGAACTCACCCGGCACTTCTTCCACTCGTTCACGTCGTGGGGGCTGGTGTTGCTGAGTTTCTACTACCTCACGCTCCACCACCACGCCGGCATCGTGGTCTCGATTCTCGCGCTCTCGACGTTCCTCGCCGACTTCTTCGAGTTCGAGGCGCGCAAGGTCGAGATCCGCGAGGGGGAGCCCCTCGAATCGCCGAAGGGCGCCATCGTCGCGGCGACGTTCATGCTCCTCTACGTCGGCTATCTGAGCGTGTTCTTCCTCCTCAAGCCGTACTGGTCTCAGGTCGTCTGA
- a CDS encoding cytochrome bc complex cytochrome b subunit: MPDEPNNDDVQTDGTGIVPPDDETPTWRERKERTTGLSRLTYEYFERSRREDQDLREESDYVERDVLAFPTWPHELIRNLALTCFFVGMTFFLAATLPPHLAAAANSSQTPAIILPDWYLYWSFGLLKLGPLNPNIAILGGEKLMADRTYGVLANVVVVGFIAIVPFLNKGSARRPVEQPFWASIGVMGVVFALFISALSIKNLTPVDPHLLFDMTFLVPPVAGAVAYAVFKTMREGYMYDLNRRYYKLRPPR, translated from the coding sequence ATGCCAGACGAACCAAACAACGACGACGTTCAGACGGACGGGACGGGTATCGTGCCGCCGGACGACGAGACGCCGACGTGGCGCGAGCGCAAGGAACGCACGACGGGGCTCTCCCGGCTGACCTACGAGTACTTCGAGCGCTCCCGGCGCGAAGATCAGGACCTCCGCGAGGAGTCCGACTACGTCGAACGCGACGTGCTCGCGTTCCCCACCTGGCCCCACGAACTCATCCGGAACCTCGCGCTGACGTGTTTCTTCGTCGGGATGACGTTCTTCCTGGCGGCGACGCTCCCGCCACACCTCGCGGCGGCCGCCAACTCCAGTCAGACGCCGGCGATCATCCTGCCGGACTGGTATCTGTACTGGTCGTTCGGCCTGCTGAAACTCGGCCCGCTGAACCCGAATATCGCCATCCTCGGCGGCGAGAAGCTGATGGCCGACCGCACGTACGGCGTGCTCGCCAACGTCGTGGTCGTCGGATTCATCGCGATCGTGCCGTTCCTCAACAAGGGGAGCGCACGCCGCCCCGTCGAACAGCCCTTCTGGGCGTCCATCGGCGTCATGGGTGTCGTGTTCGCGCTCTTCATCAGCGCGCTGTCCATCAAGAACCTCACCCCCGTCGACCCCCACCTGCTGTTCGACATGACGTTCCTCGTGCCACCGGTCGCGGGCGCCGTCGCGTACGCCGTCTTCAAAACCATGCGCGAGGGCTACATGTACGACCTCAACCGTCGGTACTACAAACTCCGCCCGCCGAGGTAG
- a CDS encoding DUF7314 family protein, translating to MADEFAKGLGLLTGAGLIWMVLAGWYRTPSFSGKQLIAPVPSNLTMYDQLAVQLMYTMFWLALFGALFFWVVVPVGRELYARAAGE from the coding sequence ATGGCTGACGAGTTCGCAAAAGGGCTTGGCCTCCTCACCGGCGCAGGTCTGATCTGGATGGTGCTCGCGGGCTGGTATCGGACGCCCTCGTTCAGCGGCAAGCAACTGATCGCGCCGGTTCCGAGTAACCTCACGATGTACGACCAACTCGCAGTGCAGTTGATGTACACGATGTTCTGGCTCGCGCTATTCGGCGCGCTGTTCTTCTGGGTCGTCGTTCCGGTGGGCCGAGAACTGTACGCGCGGGCCGCCGGCGAGTAA
- a CDS encoding DoxX family membrane protein encodes MPLRDRIDTTGVEAGRVAASGPRPATLARWALGAMLVAAGAHKLLDPGAWTVYVTDWLAPWLVVSPTVFMLANGYLELAFGAALLADRYTVFASFVAAVSLTATVGYLAVVWATGGAFGDVLARDVGLAGLAWAVLAAELRPDPGE; translated from the coding sequence GTGCCACTCCGGGACCGCATCGACACCACCGGCGTCGAGGCGGGCAGGGTCGCAGCGAGCGGCCCCAGGCCAGCCACGCTCGCGCGCTGGGCACTCGGCGCGATGCTGGTCGCCGCTGGCGCGCACAAACTCCTCGACCCGGGCGCGTGGACGGTGTACGTCACGGACTGGCTCGCGCCGTGGCTCGTCGTGTCGCCCACCGTGTTCATGCTCGCGAACGGCTACCTCGAACTCGCATTTGGCGCGGCGCTGCTCGCGGACCGGTACACAGTATTCGCGTCGTTCGTCGCCGCCGTGTCGCTGACAGCGACGGTTGGCTACCTCGCAGTCGTCTGGGCGACCGGGGGAGCGTTCGGCGATGTGCTGGCGCGCGACGTCGGACTCGCGGGTCTCGCGTGGGCCGTACTCGCCGCCGAACTGCGGCCCGACCCCGGCGAGTAG
- a CDS encoding DUF5658 family protein, producing MASRTQRTHRPTLDVSPREARLWAVAFAALLGDLVLTYYGIAHIGLQEGNPIAASVLAGHGYAGLAAVKLVAFGVGVAGRQIVPPAYRWVAPCCLAVPWLLAVAVNAVLIAGTM from the coding sequence GTGGCTTCTCGAACGCAACGCACCCACCGACCGACGCTCGACGTCTCCCCGAGGGAGGCGAGACTCTGGGCGGTTGCTTTCGCGGCGCTTCTCGGGGATCTCGTCCTCACGTACTACGGCATCGCCCACATCGGCCTCCAGGAAGGGAACCCTATCGCGGCGTCGGTGCTCGCTGGCCACGGATACGCGGGTCTCGCCGCCGTGAAACTGGTGGCGTTCGGTGTCGGCGTCGCGGGTCGACAGATCGTGCCTCCCGCTTACCGGTGGGTCGCACCGTGTTGTCTTGCGGTGCCGTGGCTGCTCGCCGTCGCCGTGAACGCGGTGCTCATCGCCGGCACGATGTAG
- a CDS encoding DUF7282 domain-containing protein, whose protein sequence is MTRTKMLAVVGVVLLVAFAGCGGTNPENVTEPTDGGAVDGDTTAGEETTTAEETTAGEETTEAGVGGNMTTDEGNMTTGEENMTTGEGNTTGGAGNASAANVTFMNQTSNGSAVVVANVTLPSGGFVAVHNVSESGQVRDVVANTTYLEAGMHENVTVTFTNYTISNETTFAVMLYQDTNNNQMLDYPDADSLYMVDGEPVVANATVTVSATTNGTTTGTTTGNTTETTSS, encoded by the coding sequence ATGACACGAACGAAGATGCTTGCGGTGGTCGGCGTCGTACTACTCGTCGCCTTCGCAGGCTGTGGAGGAACGAACCCCGAGAACGTGACCGAACCTACGGATGGCGGCGCTGTCGACGGTGATACGACGGCTGGTGAGGAGACGACGACCGCGGAAGAGACCACGGCTGGAGAGGAGACGACCGAGGCTGGCGTCGGTGGCAACATGACTACCGATGAAGGGAACATGACCACCGGCGAGGAGAACATGACGACCGGTGAAGGGAACACGACGGGTGGCGCGGGCAACGCCTCGGCCGCGAACGTTACGTTCATGAACCAGACCTCGAACGGGTCGGCAGTCGTCGTGGCGAACGTGACGCTCCCGAGCGGCGGGTTCGTCGCTGTCCACAACGTCTCCGAGAGTGGGCAGGTTCGTGACGTCGTCGCGAACACCACCTATCTCGAGGCTGGCATGCACGAGAACGTCACTGTGACGTTCACGAACTACACCATCTCGAACGAAACCACCTTCGCGGTGATGCTGTACCAGGACACCAACAACAACCAGATGCTGGACTACCCCGACGCCGACAGTCTGTACATGGTTGATGGTGAGCCCGTGGTTGCGAACGCGACGGTGACCGTCTCGGCGACCACCAACGGGACGACGACCGGGACGACGACCGGAAACACCACCGAGACGACTTCGAGTTAG